A single Oncorhynchus tshawytscha isolate Ot180627B linkage group LG01, Otsh_v2.0, whole genome shotgun sequence DNA region contains:
- the LOC112254299 gene encoding neurotrypsin isoform X2: MVFSGFSFWRAPLSCSEGFTELGYYNGSVSQTDSGSPCLKWTEFPDYVLQYPGRGLGDHSYCRNPDRESNPWCFFRQSSGAIGWAYCDCHQGAARLVGGSSPQSGRLEVYLNGQWGAVCDTHWTDRDASVICKQLGLGEIGTALQHSYFGPGSGLFHYERLGCRGNENTLLDCRSRKFVTSDCNHGNEAGVVCAAPEGNGAPLRLVGGLEDFEGRVEVYHDGRWGTICDDQWDDIDAEVVCRQLGLGGVPKAWTWAHFGQGSGPILLDGVQCTGNELSLEECPHNNWQQHNCDHMEDAGVSCNPYTDGVVRLVGSDSPWEGRLEVYHSGDWGTVCDDNWTEHHAQVVCRQLGFRGRAEVTSDGLYGGGTGLILLDEVQCKGSEATLLACGHAEWGRHDCSHSEDVGVRCERGGETNEVPGLPRIAGPLLRLVAGESRKEGRVEVFLNGQWGSVCDDGWNDVNAAVVCRQLGFVGVSKARSMAYFGAGKGPIHLDNVRCMGAEVSLGECPAEGEDAHDCKHSEDAGVICDYVPEPVGDGAIITQTCGMRPNTQRRRRRIIGGDKSIRGDWPWQVSLWLKSQSKGNHPLCGATLINSCWVLTAAHCFKRFGGDPSRYVLRLGDYHTEERDDFERSLSPERIIIHRKYHSQGWEYDIALLRLKGTEGNCVAFNPHTNSACLPAPGSKWGKRPAACVITGWGITDSEYSRTLLQAWVPLLPSWKCKKRYGERYTSRMLCAGSLSDRRRVDSCQGDSGGPLVCQGEGGRWVLTGVISWGHGCGDPSFPGVYTRVSRFLRWIDQVTNNPPRI; encoded by the exons CTCCTCTGTCCTGTTCAGAAGGCTTCACTGAGCTGGGCTACTACAACGGCTCTGTGTCTCAGACTGACTCTGGCTCGCCCTGCCTGAAGTGGACAGAGTTCCCAGACTACGTCCTGCAGTACCCAGGCCGGGGGCTGGGCGACCACAGCTACTGCCGTAACCCTGACCGCGAGTCCAACCCCTGGTGCTTCTTCCGCCAGAGCTCTGGAGCCATCGGCTGGGCCTATTGCGACTGCCACCAGG gagCTGCCAGGTTGGTAGGTGGGTCCTCCCCTCAGAGCGGGCGTCTGGAGGTATACCTAAATGGCCAGTGGGGGGCGGTATGTGACACACACTGGACCGACCGCGATGCCAGTGTGATCTGCAAACAGCTTGGACTGGG TGAGATCGGCACGGCCCTCCAGCACTCCTACTTCGGGCCCGGCTCTGGACTCTTCCACTATGAACGCCTTGGCTGCCGTGGCAACGAAAACACTCTGCTGGATTGCAGGAGTCGGAAGTTTGTCACCAGCGACTGTAACCATGGAAACGAAGCGGGGGTGGTGTGTGCTGCACCTGAAG GCAATGGCGCCCCCTTGAGGTTGGTAGGTGGCCTGGAGGACTTCGAGGGTCGTGTGGAGGTGTACCATGATGGGAGGTGGGGCACCATCTGTGATGACCAGTGGGATGACATCGATGCTGAGGTGGTCTGTCGGCAGCTGGGACTGGG gGGTGTACCGAAGGCTTGGACGTGGGCTCACTTTGGCCAGGGCTCTGGTCCCATCCTCCTAGACGGGGTGCAGTGTACAGGCAACGAGCTCTCCCTGGAGGAGTGTCCCCACAACAACTGGCAACAACACAACTGTGACCACATGGAGGATGCTGGCGTGTCCTGTAACCCATatacag ATGGTGTAGTACGGCTGGTGGGGTCTGACAGTCCCTGGGAAGGTCGTCTGGAGGTGTACCACTCTGGGGACTGGGGTACGGTGTGTGACGACAACTGGACTGAGCACCACGCACAAGTGGTGTGTAGACAGCTGGGCTTCAG GGGGCGTGCAGAGGTGACATCAGATGGGCTGTACGGAGGGGGCACAGGGCTGATCCTGCTGGATGAGGTGCAGTGTAAAGGCTCAGAGGCCACCCTGCTTGCCTGCGGGCACGCCGAGTGGGGTCGCCATGATTGCTCCCACAGCGAGGACGTAGGGGTGCGCTGTGAGAGGGGCGGAGAGACCAATGAGGTGCCAGGGTTGCCACGCATCGCAG GCCCTCTGTTGCGACTGGTTGCTGGAGAGAGCCGGAAGGAGGGGCGTGTGGAGGTGTTTCTGAATGGCCAATGGGGGAGCGTGTGTGATGACGGCTGGAATGATGTCAATGCTGCGGTGGTCTGCAGGCAGTTGGGATTTGT TGGGGTGTCGAAGGCTCGCTCCATGGCATATTTTGGAGCAGGCAAGGGCCCCATCCACCTGGACAATGTGAGGTGCATGGGGGCTGAGGTGTCCCTGGGGGAGTGTCCGGCCGAGGGAGAGGACGCCCATGACTGCAAGCACAGCGAAGATGCAGGGGTCATCTGTGACTACGTCCCCGAGCCGGTGGGAGATGGCGCCATAATAACGCAGACCTGCGGCATGAGGCCAAACACACAGCGCCGCAGGAGGAGGATAATTGGAGGGGACAAGTCAATCAG GGGGGACTGGCCATGGCAGGTGTCTCTGTGGCTCAAGTCCCAGTCCAAAGGGAACCATCCACTGTGTGGAGCCACGCTCATCAACTCCTGCTGGGTCCTGACTGCTGCACACTGCTTCAAGAG gtTTGGCGGGGACCCATCGCGCTACGTGCTGCGACTGGGTGACTACCACACGGAGGAGAGGGATGACTTTGAGCGCAGCCTGTCCCCGGAGCGCATCATCATTCACAGGAAGTACCACAGCCAAGGCTGGGAGTATGACATTGCCCTGCTTAGACTGAAGGGCACCGAAGGCAACTGTGTGGCCTTTAACCCTCATACCAACTCAGCCTGCCTCCCTGCGCCTGGCAGCAAGTGGGGGAAGAGGCCAGCCGCCTGTGTCATCACAGGGTGGGGCATCACAG ACTCGGAATACTCCCGTACACTGCTGCAGGCCTGGGTTCCCCTGCTGCCCTCCTGGAAGTGTAAGAAGCGATACGGCGAGCGCTATACCAGCCGCATGCTGTGTGCGGGCAGCTTGTCGGACCGTCGGCGCGTGGACAGTTGCCAGGGTGACAGCGGTGGTCCCCTGGTGTGTCAGGGAGAGGGGGGCCGCTGGGTGCTGACAGGGGTCATCTCCTGGGGTCATGGCTGTGGTGACCCCTCCTTCCCTGGGGTGTACACGCGGGTCAGCAGGTTCCTGCGCTGGATTGACCAAGTCACCAACAACCCTCCAAGGATCTGA
- the LOC112254299 gene encoding neurotrypsin isoform X1, producing the protein MMDKDALKGIFSLSFAWCFLVSVSGEVISQDGYLNTMQSAAPLSCSEGFTELGYYNGSVSQTDSGSPCLKWTEFPDYVLQYPGRGLGDHSYCRNPDRESNPWCFFRQSSGAIGWAYCDCHQGAARLVGGSSPQSGRLEVYLNGQWGAVCDTHWTDRDASVICKQLGLGEIGTALQHSYFGPGSGLFHYERLGCRGNENTLLDCRSRKFVTSDCNHGNEAGVVCAAPEGNGAPLRLVGGLEDFEGRVEVYHDGRWGTICDDQWDDIDAEVVCRQLGLGGVPKAWTWAHFGQGSGPILLDGVQCTGNELSLEECPHNNWQQHNCDHMEDAGVSCNPYTDGVVRLVGSDSPWEGRLEVYHSGDWGTVCDDNWTEHHAQVVCRQLGFRGRAEVTSDGLYGGGTGLILLDEVQCKGSEATLLACGHAEWGRHDCSHSEDVGVRCERGGETNEVPGLPRIAGPLLRLVAGESRKEGRVEVFLNGQWGSVCDDGWNDVNAAVVCRQLGFVGVSKARSMAYFGAGKGPIHLDNVRCMGAEVSLGECPAEGEDAHDCKHSEDAGVICDYVPEPVGDGAIITQTCGMRPNTQRRRRRIIGGDKSIRGDWPWQVSLWLKSQSKGNHPLCGATLINSCWVLTAAHCFKRFGGDPSRYVLRLGDYHTEERDDFERSLSPERIIIHRKYHSQGWEYDIALLRLKGTEGNCVAFNPHTNSACLPAPGSKWGKRPAACVITGWGITDSEYSRTLLQAWVPLLPSWKCKKRYGERYTSRMLCAGSLSDRRRVDSCQGDSGGPLVCQGEGGRWVLTGVISWGHGCGDPSFPGVYTRVSRFLRWIDQVTNNPPRI; encoded by the exons CTCCTCTGTCCTGTTCAGAAGGCTTCACTGAGCTGGGCTACTACAACGGCTCTGTGTCTCAGACTGACTCTGGCTCGCCCTGCCTGAAGTGGACAGAGTTCCCAGACTACGTCCTGCAGTACCCAGGCCGGGGGCTGGGCGACCACAGCTACTGCCGTAACCCTGACCGCGAGTCCAACCCCTGGTGCTTCTTCCGCCAGAGCTCTGGAGCCATCGGCTGGGCCTATTGCGACTGCCACCAGG gagCTGCCAGGTTGGTAGGTGGGTCCTCCCCTCAGAGCGGGCGTCTGGAGGTATACCTAAATGGCCAGTGGGGGGCGGTATGTGACACACACTGGACCGACCGCGATGCCAGTGTGATCTGCAAACAGCTTGGACTGGG TGAGATCGGCACGGCCCTCCAGCACTCCTACTTCGGGCCCGGCTCTGGACTCTTCCACTATGAACGCCTTGGCTGCCGTGGCAACGAAAACACTCTGCTGGATTGCAGGAGTCGGAAGTTTGTCACCAGCGACTGTAACCATGGAAACGAAGCGGGGGTGGTGTGTGCTGCACCTGAAG GCAATGGCGCCCCCTTGAGGTTGGTAGGTGGCCTGGAGGACTTCGAGGGTCGTGTGGAGGTGTACCATGATGGGAGGTGGGGCACCATCTGTGATGACCAGTGGGATGACATCGATGCTGAGGTGGTCTGTCGGCAGCTGGGACTGGG gGGTGTACCGAAGGCTTGGACGTGGGCTCACTTTGGCCAGGGCTCTGGTCCCATCCTCCTAGACGGGGTGCAGTGTACAGGCAACGAGCTCTCCCTGGAGGAGTGTCCCCACAACAACTGGCAACAACACAACTGTGACCACATGGAGGATGCTGGCGTGTCCTGTAACCCATatacag ATGGTGTAGTACGGCTGGTGGGGTCTGACAGTCCCTGGGAAGGTCGTCTGGAGGTGTACCACTCTGGGGACTGGGGTACGGTGTGTGACGACAACTGGACTGAGCACCACGCACAAGTGGTGTGTAGACAGCTGGGCTTCAG GGGGCGTGCAGAGGTGACATCAGATGGGCTGTACGGAGGGGGCACAGGGCTGATCCTGCTGGATGAGGTGCAGTGTAAAGGCTCAGAGGCCACCCTGCTTGCCTGCGGGCACGCCGAGTGGGGTCGCCATGATTGCTCCCACAGCGAGGACGTAGGGGTGCGCTGTGAGAGGGGCGGAGAGACCAATGAGGTGCCAGGGTTGCCACGCATCGCAG GCCCTCTGTTGCGACTGGTTGCTGGAGAGAGCCGGAAGGAGGGGCGTGTGGAGGTGTTTCTGAATGGCCAATGGGGGAGCGTGTGTGATGACGGCTGGAATGATGTCAATGCTGCGGTGGTCTGCAGGCAGTTGGGATTTGT TGGGGTGTCGAAGGCTCGCTCCATGGCATATTTTGGAGCAGGCAAGGGCCCCATCCACCTGGACAATGTGAGGTGCATGGGGGCTGAGGTGTCCCTGGGGGAGTGTCCGGCCGAGGGAGAGGACGCCCATGACTGCAAGCACAGCGAAGATGCAGGGGTCATCTGTGACTACGTCCCCGAGCCGGTGGGAGATGGCGCCATAATAACGCAGACCTGCGGCATGAGGCCAAACACACAGCGCCGCAGGAGGAGGATAATTGGAGGGGACAAGTCAATCAG GGGGGACTGGCCATGGCAGGTGTCTCTGTGGCTCAAGTCCCAGTCCAAAGGGAACCATCCACTGTGTGGAGCCACGCTCATCAACTCCTGCTGGGTCCTGACTGCTGCACACTGCTTCAAGAG gtTTGGCGGGGACCCATCGCGCTACGTGCTGCGACTGGGTGACTACCACACGGAGGAGAGGGATGACTTTGAGCGCAGCCTGTCCCCGGAGCGCATCATCATTCACAGGAAGTACCACAGCCAAGGCTGGGAGTATGACATTGCCCTGCTTAGACTGAAGGGCACCGAAGGCAACTGTGTGGCCTTTAACCCTCATACCAACTCAGCCTGCCTCCCTGCGCCTGGCAGCAAGTGGGGGAAGAGGCCAGCCGCCTGTGTCATCACAGGGTGGGGCATCACAG ACTCGGAATACTCCCGTACACTGCTGCAGGCCTGGGTTCCCCTGCTGCCCTCCTGGAAGTGTAAGAAGCGATACGGCGAGCGCTATACCAGCCGCATGCTGTGTGCGGGCAGCTTGTCGGACCGTCGGCGCGTGGACAGTTGCCAGGGTGACAGCGGTGGTCCCCTGGTGTGTCAGGGAGAGGGGGGCCGCTGGGTGCTGACAGGGGTCATCTCCTGGGGTCATGGCTGTGGTGACCCCTCCTTCCCTGGGGTGTACACGCGGGTCAGCAGGTTCCTGCGCTGGATTGACCAAGTCACCAACAACCCTCCAAGGATCTGA